A stretch of the Capsicum annuum cultivar UCD-10X-F1 chromosome 8, UCD10Xv1.1, whole genome shotgun sequence genome encodes the following:
- the LOC107840257 gene encoding filament-like plant protein 7 isoform X2 — MDQKSWLWPKKRSSEKTIVSISKSDHPAQGNGIETVPNETEYLEQSLKILEEKLATALSESNSKDEQLIKAAEKEQEAIAGQKKAEAEVLCLKKELDEAVNQREAANERIMHLNTALRDHMQQLASLRDDEEQKVRDTVMRTSKEFEKAHKKLEEKLAETNKRIANLTLENCHLNKVLLVKGQIIEELTKSGAQAEAEFNALMSRLDSVEKENSFLRYEFQMLERELHIRNEEVEFSHRSLDASHKQQLENVKKIRKLEADCQRLRLLTRKRLPGQVALTKVKSEIEMQEKNQTVIRRRKSDPPTGSLIPKDTIPEGHPDILRKEMNCLVERMCDLEVENRALKDLLVRKEVEIFHGGHHLGLVSSVKASKELALASPLSNETSSISSYDTCKRDGSVGSKMNGVSEMCLMDDFVEMEKLAIVAVDSTIGSSYSPSDASFTLSDSSRIETHGNQTDSTGKELVPVGPGDSNEATTKRSSEWLQEILKIIMEQIRASKKGTDELLEDIRVALYNVIPPNTGAGHSEPLPISGYITWRSPVTSPKMKSLTTEPGSESEKTYSILQAENEGLKAELSSMKTSNKDVQVKLQVAKNKCENLASELQQSQQIIEGLQAELETAKESKRMMEDLIENQKSINEDLDTNLTVTRVKLNETLSKLSSLAVELEDRNHCCEELEGTCLELQLQLESITAKTTSIDGVDQEKGLQQTGWEITAASAKLAECQETIMNLGKQIKALSLPKENTVADTNASSKKMRKHMSLLDRMLTEDDGEKEKLLSPNSEESPRTIDTVLATQSPQPEAKTPNMGTMVVLPSKKRGVNFLRKLLLRKKYGRSKKRAFPLAIEAF; from the exons ATGGACCAGAAGTCATGGTTATGGCCGAAGAAACGATCTTCAGAGAAGACAATTGTTTCAATCAGCAAATCTGATCATCCTGCTCAAGGAAATGGAATTGAG ACAGTTCCAAATGAAACCGAATATCTGGAGCAATCGTTGAAAATCTTAGAAGAGAAGTTGGCAACCGCCCTGAGTGAATCTAATTCCAAAGATGAACAATTGATAAAGGCTGCAGAAAAGGAACAAGAAGCTATTGCAG GTCAGAAGAAAGCTGAAGCTGAAGTACTTTGCCTTAAAAAAGAACTCGATGAAGCTGTAAACCAGAGAGAAGCTGCTAACGAAAGGATAATGCACTTGAACACTGCCCTGAGGGATCACATGCAGCAATTAGCTTCTCTCAGGGATGACGAGGAGCAAAAAGTACGGGACACTGTAATGAGGACATCAAAAGAATTTGAGAAGGCGCACAAAAAGTTGGAGGAAAAATTAGCAGAAACAAATAAACGGATTGCAAATTTGACTCTTGAGAATTGCCATCTGAATAAGGTCCTTCTCGTGAAAGGGCAGATAATTGAAGAACTAACCAAGAGCGGTGCACAGGCGGAAGCCGAGTTTAATGCACTAATGTCGAGGTTAGATTCTGTAGAGAAAGAAAATTCTTTCTTGAGGTATGAATTTCAGATGCTTGAGAGGGAGTTGCATATccggaatgaagaggtggagttCAGTCACCGCTCCTTGGATGCCTCACATAAGCAGCAACTTGAGAATgtgaagaaaattagaaaattggaAGCAGATTGTCAAAGATTACGTCTTCTAACACGCAAGCGGCTGCCAGGTCAAGTTGCATTGACAAAGGTTAAGAGCGAAATTGAAATGCAAGAAAAGAATCAGACTGTCATAAGGAGGAGGAAGTCGGATCCCCCAACTGGAAGTTTAATTCCTAAAGACACAATCCCCGAAGGCCATCCTGACATTCTCCGCAAGGAGATGAATTGTTTGGTTGAGCGTATGTGCGATCTGGAGGTAGAGAACAGGGCTTTGAAAGATTTGTTAGTGAGGAAAGAAGTTGAGATTTTCCATGGTGGGCATCATCTTGGATTAGTTTCTTCTGTTAAGGCTTCCAAAGAGCTGGCCCTGGCTAGTCCACTATCAAATGAAACTTCCTCGATATCAAGTTATGACACGTGCAAGAGAGATGGAAGTGTTGGTTCAAAAATGAATGGGGTTTCAGAGATGTGTCTGATGGATGATTTTGTTGAAATGGAGAAACTTGCAATAGTTGCTGTCGATTCTACAATAGGGAGTTCTTATTCTCCCTCAGATGCAAGTTTCACTTTGTCGGACTCCTCGAGAATAGAGACACATGGAAACCAGACGGACTCGACTGGTAAGGAACTAGTTCCAGTGGGACCAGGTGATTCAAATGAGGCAACGACGAAGAGATCCTCTGAATGGCTTcaagaaatcttgaaaataatcATGGAGCAAATCCGTGCCTCAAAAAAAGGCACTGATGAACTACTAGAGGACATTAGAGTAGCTTTATACAATGTAATCCCTCCAAATACTGGTGCAGGTCATTCCGAACCGCTTCCCATCAGTGGTTACATTACTTGGAGATCTCCGGTAACATCTCCAAAGATGAAAAGTCTAACAACTGAACCGGGATCAGAATCGGAGAAGACCTATTCTATCCTCCAAGCAGAAAATGAAGGATTGAAAGCTGAGCTGAGCAGTATGAAAACGTCAAACAAAGATGTACAGGTTAAGCTGCAGGTAGCAAAGAACAAGTGTGAAAACTTGGCAAGTGAACTTCAACAATCACAACAAATTATTGAAGGCCTACAAGCTGAACTAGAAACAGCTAAAGAATCTAAAAGAATGATGGAGGATCTTATCGAAAATCAGAAATCAATCAATGAAGATCTTGACACCAATCTTACTGTGACTAGAGTTAAACTAAATGAAACACTTTCAAAGCTATCTTCTCTTGCAGTAGAACTGGAAGATAGAAATCACTGTTGTGAAGAGCTGGAAGGAACTTGTCTTGAGCTTCAACTTCAACTTGAAAG TATTACTGCCAAAACCACTTCTATTGATGGCGTGGATCAAGAAAAAGGGCTCCAGCAAACT GGCTGGGAAATAACAGCCGCCTCTGCAAAGTTGGCTGAGTGTCAAGAGACTATAATGAACCTAGGAAAGCAAATTAAGGCCCTATCTTTGCCAAAGGAAAATACAGTTGCTGACACTAACGCCAGCAGTAAGAAAATGAGGAAGCACATGTCTTTACTCGATCGGATGCTTACTGAGGATGACGGGGAAAAGGAGAAACTCCTCTCTCCCAACTCAGAAGAATCTCCAAGAACCATTGATACAGTTCTCGCAACGCAAAGCCCACAGCCTGAAGCTAAAACTCCTAATATGGGAACTATGGTAGTTTTGCCAAGCAAGAAACGAGGGGTGAATTTTCTCAGGAAACTTTTGCTGAGGAAGAAGTATGGGAGAAGCAAGAAAAGAGCGTTTCCTTTAGCCATCGAAGCTTTCTAG
- the LOC107840257 gene encoding filament-like plant protein 7 isoform X1 — protein MDQKSWLWPKKRSSEKTIVSISKSDHPAQGNGIEGQTVPNETEYLEQSLKILEEKLATALSESNSKDEQLIKAAEKEQEAIAGQKKAEAEVLCLKKELDEAVNQREAANERIMHLNTALRDHMQQLASLRDDEEQKVRDTVMRTSKEFEKAHKKLEEKLAETNKRIANLTLENCHLNKVLLVKGQIIEELTKSGAQAEAEFNALMSRLDSVEKENSFLRYEFQMLERELHIRNEEVEFSHRSLDASHKQQLENVKKIRKLEADCQRLRLLTRKRLPGQVALTKVKSEIEMQEKNQTVIRRRKSDPPTGSLIPKDTIPEGHPDILRKEMNCLVERMCDLEVENRALKDLLVRKEVEIFHGGHHLGLVSSVKASKELALASPLSNETSSISSYDTCKRDGSVGSKMNGVSEMCLMDDFVEMEKLAIVAVDSTIGSSYSPSDASFTLSDSSRIETHGNQTDSTGKELVPVGPGDSNEATTKRSSEWLQEILKIIMEQIRASKKGTDELLEDIRVALYNVIPPNTGAGHSEPLPISGYITWRSPVTSPKMKSLTTEPGSESEKTYSILQAENEGLKAELSSMKTSNKDVQVKLQVAKNKCENLASELQQSQQIIEGLQAELETAKESKRMMEDLIENQKSINEDLDTNLTVTRVKLNETLSKLSSLAVELEDRNHCCEELEGTCLELQLQLESITAKTTSIDGVDQEKGLQQTGWEITAASAKLAECQETIMNLGKQIKALSLPKENTVADTNASSKKMRKHMSLLDRMLTEDDGEKEKLLSPNSEESPRTIDTVLATQSPQPEAKTPNMGTMVVLPSKKRGVNFLRKLLLRKKYGRSKKRAFPLAIEAF, from the exons ATGGACCAGAAGTCATGGTTATGGCCGAAGAAACGATCTTCAGAGAAGACAATTGTTTCAATCAGCAAATCTGATCATCCTGCTCAAGGAAATGGAATTGAG GGACAGACAGTTCCAAATGAAACCGAATATCTGGAGCAATCGTTGAAAATCTTAGAAGAGAAGTTGGCAACCGCCCTGAGTGAATCTAATTCCAAAGATGAACAATTGATAAAGGCTGCAGAAAAGGAACAAGAAGCTATTGCAG GTCAGAAGAAAGCTGAAGCTGAAGTACTTTGCCTTAAAAAAGAACTCGATGAAGCTGTAAACCAGAGAGAAGCTGCTAACGAAAGGATAATGCACTTGAACACTGCCCTGAGGGATCACATGCAGCAATTAGCTTCTCTCAGGGATGACGAGGAGCAAAAAGTACGGGACACTGTAATGAGGACATCAAAAGAATTTGAGAAGGCGCACAAAAAGTTGGAGGAAAAATTAGCAGAAACAAATAAACGGATTGCAAATTTGACTCTTGAGAATTGCCATCTGAATAAGGTCCTTCTCGTGAAAGGGCAGATAATTGAAGAACTAACCAAGAGCGGTGCACAGGCGGAAGCCGAGTTTAATGCACTAATGTCGAGGTTAGATTCTGTAGAGAAAGAAAATTCTTTCTTGAGGTATGAATTTCAGATGCTTGAGAGGGAGTTGCATATccggaatgaagaggtggagttCAGTCACCGCTCCTTGGATGCCTCACATAAGCAGCAACTTGAGAATgtgaagaaaattagaaaattggaAGCAGATTGTCAAAGATTACGTCTTCTAACACGCAAGCGGCTGCCAGGTCAAGTTGCATTGACAAAGGTTAAGAGCGAAATTGAAATGCAAGAAAAGAATCAGACTGTCATAAGGAGGAGGAAGTCGGATCCCCCAACTGGAAGTTTAATTCCTAAAGACACAATCCCCGAAGGCCATCCTGACATTCTCCGCAAGGAGATGAATTGTTTGGTTGAGCGTATGTGCGATCTGGAGGTAGAGAACAGGGCTTTGAAAGATTTGTTAGTGAGGAAAGAAGTTGAGATTTTCCATGGTGGGCATCATCTTGGATTAGTTTCTTCTGTTAAGGCTTCCAAAGAGCTGGCCCTGGCTAGTCCACTATCAAATGAAACTTCCTCGATATCAAGTTATGACACGTGCAAGAGAGATGGAAGTGTTGGTTCAAAAATGAATGGGGTTTCAGAGATGTGTCTGATGGATGATTTTGTTGAAATGGAGAAACTTGCAATAGTTGCTGTCGATTCTACAATAGGGAGTTCTTATTCTCCCTCAGATGCAAGTTTCACTTTGTCGGACTCCTCGAGAATAGAGACACATGGAAACCAGACGGACTCGACTGGTAAGGAACTAGTTCCAGTGGGACCAGGTGATTCAAATGAGGCAACGACGAAGAGATCCTCTGAATGGCTTcaagaaatcttgaaaataatcATGGAGCAAATCCGTGCCTCAAAAAAAGGCACTGATGAACTACTAGAGGACATTAGAGTAGCTTTATACAATGTAATCCCTCCAAATACTGGTGCAGGTCATTCCGAACCGCTTCCCATCAGTGGTTACATTACTTGGAGATCTCCGGTAACATCTCCAAAGATGAAAAGTCTAACAACTGAACCGGGATCAGAATCGGAGAAGACCTATTCTATCCTCCAAGCAGAAAATGAAGGATTGAAAGCTGAGCTGAGCAGTATGAAAACGTCAAACAAAGATGTACAGGTTAAGCTGCAGGTAGCAAAGAACAAGTGTGAAAACTTGGCAAGTGAACTTCAACAATCACAACAAATTATTGAAGGCCTACAAGCTGAACTAGAAACAGCTAAAGAATCTAAAAGAATGATGGAGGATCTTATCGAAAATCAGAAATCAATCAATGAAGATCTTGACACCAATCTTACTGTGACTAGAGTTAAACTAAATGAAACACTTTCAAAGCTATCTTCTCTTGCAGTAGAACTGGAAGATAGAAATCACTGTTGTGAAGAGCTGGAAGGAACTTGTCTTGAGCTTCAACTTCAACTTGAAAG TATTACTGCCAAAACCACTTCTATTGATGGCGTGGATCAAGAAAAAGGGCTCCAGCAAACT GGCTGGGAAATAACAGCCGCCTCTGCAAAGTTGGCTGAGTGTCAAGAGACTATAATGAACCTAGGAAAGCAAATTAAGGCCCTATCTTTGCCAAAGGAAAATACAGTTGCTGACACTAACGCCAGCAGTAAGAAAATGAGGAAGCACATGTCTTTACTCGATCGGATGCTTACTGAGGATGACGGGGAAAAGGAGAAACTCCTCTCTCCCAACTCAGAAGAATCTCCAAGAACCATTGATACAGTTCTCGCAACGCAAAGCCCACAGCCTGAAGCTAAAACTCCTAATATGGGAACTATGGTAGTTTTGCCAAGCAAGAAACGAGGGGTGAATTTTCTCAGGAAACTTTTGCTGAGGAAGAAGTATGGGAGAAGCAAGAAAAGAGCGTTTCCTTTAGCCATCGAAGCTTTCTAG